One Pseudomonas sp. C27(2019) DNA window includes the following coding sequences:
- the mobH gene encoding MobH family relaxase: protein MKRLFQRWSKKSTTASTVAHKTGEYLHPKSAQVLLSSDRRQALLDQIWEQTSISRETYQTLYMEPITRYAELVQELPASETHHHSYLGGMLDHGLELLLYALKLRQSYLLPIGAPPEDQAKYADLWTAGIAYGALLHDTGKILVDIKVETLDGKAWQAWHGILKQPYRFQYIKGRDYNLHNAAAMLLCSSILGKDVLDWLSSNLELWGSLLYLLSGNYTEAGVLGEIVSKADRTSTALNIGANPEKALQAPPTSLQAHLIRGLRQLLKEEEHRIKLNMKGAAGWLTQDGLWLVSKVVADKLRSFLLSQGVDKVPTKNSSLFDELQSHRLIEPNAEGNAIWKATVTDGDWVQEFTFLRVKPSLIWGNEEYPSLFGGSVTFDGQPEAKNDTQAPITSPAVTSTKTTVQATPATHFVEVKPVIEDDIDDVLSLFDDPCPITSSQEQSMGDDDSLIPFEPFESPSPQPITTAQSTWPNTEPAQKISPTPPKASLQVTFTTNTTAVELGTAFFEWLKAGVQSHILYINDSKALIHIVDGKMFIASPGIFQRFTSQFPELEKLNPDQGQAWRWVQKSFEKLKLHHKTENDLNIWTCGVRGPRVKGKSIKGYLLPTELFFNIQPVDNPFVTIEHQ from the coding sequence ATGAAAAGACTCTTTCAACGGTGGTCAAAAAAAAGCACGACAGCATCCACCGTAGCGCACAAGACAGGTGAGTACCTGCACCCGAAGTCTGCCCAAGTCTTATTAAGCAGCGATCGACGACAGGCCTTGCTCGATCAGATATGGGAGCAAACCTCCATATCCCGTGAAACCTATCAAACGCTGTATATGGAGCCAATTACTCGGTATGCCGAACTGGTTCAAGAACTGCCTGCCAGCGAGACGCACCATCACAGCTACCTTGGCGGCATGCTCGATCATGGGTTAGAACTGCTTTTATATGCACTGAAACTGCGGCAGAGTTACCTGCTACCGATTGGTGCTCCACCCGAAGATCAGGCCAAATATGCGGATCTCTGGACAGCCGGTATTGCTTACGGTGCATTGCTACACGACACCGGCAAGATCCTGGTTGATATCAAAGTGGAGACCTTGGACGGCAAGGCTTGGCAAGCGTGGCACGGGATACTCAAACAACCCTATCGCTTTCAGTACATCAAAGGACGTGATTACAATTTACATAATGCTGCGGCAATGCTTCTATGTTCTTCGATCCTGGGTAAAGACGTACTCGATTGGCTTTCCAGTAATTTAGAGCTTTGGGGCAGCTTGCTGTATTTACTTTCAGGCAACTACACAGAGGCCGGTGTGTTGGGTGAAATCGTTTCTAAAGCCGACCGCACCTCTACCGCATTGAATATTGGGGCAAATCCAGAAAAAGCCTTACAAGCGCCTCCAACATCATTACAAGCGCATTTAATCCGTGGATTGAGGCAACTGCTCAAGGAAGAAGAGCACCGCATTAAGCTGAATATGAAAGGCGCTGCCGGTTGGCTAACACAAGATGGCTTGTGGCTGGTCAGCAAGGTGGTCGCCGACAAGCTGCGGTCATTTTTACTGTCTCAAGGCGTGGACAAGGTTCCCACCAAGAACTCATCCTTATTTGATGAGCTGCAGTCTCACCGGCTGATCGAGCCCAACGCTGAAGGTAATGCAATCTGGAAAGCCACAGTCACTGATGGCGACTGGGTGCAAGAGTTTACGTTTTTAAGAGTTAAACCATCGCTGATCTGGGGCAACGAAGAATACCCTAGCCTCTTTGGTGGCAGCGTTACATTTGATGGCCAACCTGAAGCAAAAAACGATACTCAAGCACCTATTACTTCTCCTGCAGTAACCTCAACAAAAACCACGGTACAAGCGACTCCTGCCACCCATTTTGTAGAGGTAAAACCTGTTATAGAAGATGACATTGATGATGTCCTATCCCTGTTTGATGACCCCTGCCCAATCACTTCTAGCCAAGAGCAAAGCATGGGGGACGATGACTCTCTCATTCCATTTGAACCATTTGAGTCGCCCTCACCGCAACCTATAACAACAGCGCAATCAACGTGGCCAAATACAGAACCAGCGCAAAAAATCAGCCCTACCCCTCCAAAAGCGTCACTCCAAGTCACTTTTACAACCAACACCACAGCGGTTGAACTTGGAACAGCTTTTTTTGAATGGCTCAAGGCAGGTGTTCAGTCACACATCTTGTATATCAACGACTCCAAAGCACTGATCCATATCGTCGATGGAAAAATGTTTATTGCCAGCCCTGGTATTTTCCAACGCTTCACATCGCAGTTTCCGGAGCTGGAAAAGCTGAACCCAGACCAAGGACAGGCATGGCGGTGGGTACAAAAGTCATTTGAAAAATTAAAACTGCATCACAAAACTGAAAATGATTTAAATATTTGGACATGCGGTGTCCGTGGCCCGCGGGTAAAAGGAAAATCCATCAAAGGCTACCTACTCCCAACTGAGCTATTCTTCAATATCCAGCCCGTGGATAACCCTTTCGTCACTATTGAACACCAGTAA
- a CDS encoding ABC transporter permease, giving the protein MNFELYGFGPALLAGAWMTIKLALCSLALGLVLGLGGALAKTSPYRALRWLGDAYSTMVRGVPELLWVLLIYYGSVGLVRSLGESIGYPELELSAFSAGVLALGLCFGAYATEVFRGALLAIPRGHREAGLALGLSRPRILFRLVLPQMWRIAIPGLGNLFMILMKDTALVSVVGLNEVMRSAQVAVTSSKQPFTFFMVAACIYLILTVLSMLILHVLEKRANRGFVRSAA; this is encoded by the coding sequence ATGAACTTCGAACTCTATGGTTTTGGCCCAGCGCTACTTGCTGGTGCTTGGATGACAATTAAGCTGGCCCTGTGCTCACTGGCTTTAGGTCTGGTTTTGGGGCTGGGTGGTGCTTTAGCAAAAACCTCACCTTACCGCGCTTTGCGTTGGTTGGGAGATGCCTATTCAACCATGGTGCGCGGAGTTCCGGAGCTGCTGTGGGTTCTCTTAATTTATTATGGCTCAGTGGGTTTAGTGCGCTCACTTGGCGAAAGCATTGGCTATCCGGAGCTGGAGCTTAGTGCTTTTTCTGCCGGTGTGCTGGCCTTGGGTTTATGTTTTGGTGCCTATGCCACGGAGGTGTTTCGTGGTGCATTATTAGCTATTCCGCGCGGTCATCGCGAAGCGGGTTTGGCGCTTGGTTTGTCGCGGCCACGCATTCTGTTTCGTCTGGTTTTGCCGCAAATGTGGCGTATTGCGATTCCAGGTTTGGGTAATTTATTTATGATTTTGATGAAAGATACCGCATTGGTATCAGTCGTCGGACTTAATGAGGTGATGCGCAGTGCACAAGTTGCTGTAACCTCGTCAAAACAGCCGTTTACTTTCTTTATGGTCGCGGCCTGTATTTATCTGATCTTAACTGTTTTAAGCATGCTAATTTTGCACGTCCTTGAAAAACGCGCCAACCGTGGTTTTGTGAGGAGTGCAGCATGA
- the tnpB gene encoding IS66 family insertion sequence element accessory protein TnpB (TnpB, as the term is used for proteins encoded by IS66 family insertion elements, is considered an accessory protein, since TnpC, encoded by a neighboring gene, is a DDE family transposase.), producing MKMFVEPPGIYLHKEPVDFRKSINGLSVIVEEHMRLSAFSGALFVFCNRQRDKIKVLYWDQTGFCLWYKRLEKDTFKWPKQMRGEVLTLSERQWSWLLEGLDIERMKGHQPLQFSSTY from the coding sequence ATGAAGATGTTTGTTGAGCCGCCGGGCATTTATTTGCATAAGGAGCCGGTGGATTTTCGCAAAAGTATTAACGGTCTCAGCGTGATCGTTGAAGAGCACATGCGGTTATCAGCCTTCAGCGGCGCACTGTTTGTGTTCTGCAATCGTCAGCGCGATAAAATTAAAGTCTTGTACTGGGATCAAACAGGTTTTTGCCTGTGGTATAAACGTCTTGAAAAAGACACATTCAAATGGCCAAAACAGATGCGCGGTGAAGTACTGACATTGTCTGAGCGCCAATGGAGTTGGCTGCTTGAGGGGCTGGATATTGAGCGAATGAAAGGGCATCAACCGCTGCAGTTCAGTAGTACTTACTGA
- a CDS encoding 3'-5' exonuclease, with protein MLDTETTGLDDQAEIVEICIIDLQGKPLLNTRIRPTRPIPAAATDIHGIRDIDVQNAPSWADIHDEFCSIIAGRSVLIYNAEYDVRLLSQTADLHELQAPTLQSHCAMKLYAYWHGDLQYNGNYRWQKLQTAAQQCGIDCTSAHQALADCLMTLGIIRHIETYQIPQ; from the coding sequence GTGTTAGACACCGAGACCACCGGTCTAGATGACCAGGCAGAAATTGTTGAAATCTGCATCATTGACTTGCAAGGCAAACCTCTACTTAACACCCGTATTCGCCCAACTAGACCTATTCCAGCAGCAGCCACCGACATTCACGGTATCCGCGATATAGACGTGCAAAATGCTCCTTCATGGGCCGATATACATGATGAGTTTTGTTCAATAATTGCTGGGCGCTCTGTCCTTATTTACAACGCTGAATACGATGTTCGATTGCTTTCTCAAACAGCAGATCTACATGAATTACAAGCCCCTACCCTCCAGTCTCATTGCGCAATGAAGCTCTATGCCTATTGGCATGGAGACCTACAGTACAACGGAAACTATCGCTGGCAAAAGCTACAAACAGCAGCACAGCAATGTGGCATCGACTGTACATCCGCACACCAAGCATTGGCTGACTGCCTGATGACACTTGGAATTATTCGCCACATCGAAACATATCAAATACCCCAATAG
- a CDS encoding methyltransferase — MFGSDAPLLSGDALRERFLALDAFLFAQQKIWREKPFIQQHLLWELDFPELSTWLRARSLADAEACHTQPTTVAAPQPYRAWAQQAAQLTHVGRFASVALNERPVRMSSGIAERKWQQIEAFASAVHGSAGQAFTQAQNWLDWCAGKGHLGRYLAWPDANLECLEFNPDLIGSGQAISHKYLAHAQHTLCDVMSAASTAPLQQANAVVALHACGDLHTHLVRQVGAQQAIALALAPCCYNRTQAEFYQPLSKQGQISKLQLTRDDLGLPLTATVTATARERRLRDQSMAWRLAFDILQRELRGIDDYLPTPSLSAAWFNKPFAQWCRDLAVLKNLAVVPERNWQMLEAQGWQRLAQVRNLELLRGLFRRPLELWLLLDQALFLQEQGFNVELGEFCAIELTPRNLLLLAQRS; from the coding sequence GTGTTCGGCTCTGATGCACCGCTATTAAGCGGTGATGCATTGCGCGAGCGGTTCTTAGCGCTGGATGCTTTTTTATTCGCGCAACAAAAAATCTGGCGGGAAAAGCCCTTTATCCAGCAGCACTTGCTGTGGGAGCTAGACTTCCCCGAGCTGTCCACTTGGCTGCGCGCGCGCAGCTTGGCCGATGCCGAAGCCTGTCATACCCAGCCTACAACTGTTGCGGCACCACAGCCTTATCGTGCTTGGGCGCAACAAGCCGCACAGCTCACGCATGTTGGTCGCTTTGCATCTGTTGCTTTGAATGAGCGTCCAGTACGGATGAGCAGTGGTATCGCTGAGCGCAAGTGGCAGCAGATTGAAGCCTTTGCCAGTGCCGTGCATGGCTCTGCTGGTCAGGCATTTACTCAGGCGCAAAACTGGCTGGACTGGTGTGCAGGTAAAGGCCATCTGGGGCGTTATTTAGCGTGGCCTGATGCCAATCTTGAGTGTTTAGAGTTTAATCCTGACTTAATCGGCAGTGGCCAAGCTATCAGCCATAAATACCTTGCGCATGCACAGCATACCTTGTGTGACGTTATGAGCGCTGCGAGTACCGCGCCTTTACAGCAGGCTAATGCGGTGGTGGCGCTGCATGCCTGCGGTGATCTGCATACCCATCTTGTACGGCAGGTCGGTGCGCAACAGGCTATTGCCTTGGCTTTAGCCCCTTGTTGTTATAACCGCACGCAAGCTGAGTTTTATCAGCCGCTGTCTAAACAGGGCCAAATATCAAAGCTGCAACTGACTCGTGATGATCTAGGTTTACCGCTGACAGCGACGGTTACCGCGACAGCACGTGAGCGGCGTTTGCGCGATCAATCCATGGCGTGGCGCTTAGCTTTTGATATTTTGCAGCGCGAGCTGCGTGGTATTGATGACTACTTGCCGACACCTTCCTTATCGGCGGCGTGGTTTAACAAGCCCTTTGCGCAGTGGTGCAGGGATCTGGCTGTGTTAAAAAACTTAGCGGTTGTGCCTGAGCGAAACTGGCAAATGCTTGAGGCGCAGGGCTGGCAGCGCTTAGCTCAGGTGCGCAACCTAGAGCTGCTGCGTGGTTTGTTTCGTCGGCCGCTAGAGCTGTGGCTGCTGCTCGATCAAGCGCTGTTTTTACAGGAGCAGGGCTTTAATGTGGAATTAGGTGAGTTTTGTGCGATTGAGCTGACCCCGCGTAATCTTTTATTACTGGCGCAGCGCAGCTAA
- a CDS encoding site-specific integrase, whose translation MAYQELLESYFFYRRLRPRTEQSYRGAIQKMQKNILALGQSHAINEIDMRQLMTWRNNELNNGLSPISWNSYCRHLKAIFNHGIEQGLISWTENHFAKLLLTEPKKRKKTLADDQIHAVIKLFDALQVQESSGDLSGRIHPVWFWRTVFETLYYTGMRRNQLLHLTIADIDLGQSVIYLGLDGSKTHSENTIPICNALKPWLQQLLKQARLRHFKYKDQLFNVTRFGQNRRYKYDYMLDANISNCYRELSERLEFKVSPHRFRHTLGTKLMRQGADANLHLVKALLGHTDLRTTLEYVEPNLDDIRNMLDALSN comes from the coding sequence ATGGCTTACCAAGAGTTATTAGAGAGTTACTTTTTTTACCGCCGATTACGCCCCAGAACAGAACAAAGTTATCGCGGCGCAATACAGAAAATGCAAAAAAATATACTGGCGCTTGGCCAATCCCATGCCATTAATGAAATAGACATGAGGCAACTCATGACTTGGCGAAACAATGAACTCAATAATGGCTTGTCACCCATCAGCTGGAACAGTTATTGCCGTCACTTAAAAGCAATTTTTAACCACGGTATCGAACAAGGACTCATTTCATGGACTGAAAATCACTTTGCAAAACTGCTGCTCACTGAGCCTAAAAAACGCAAAAAAACCTTAGCCGATGATCAGATCCACGCAGTCATTAAATTGTTTGATGCCCTGCAAGTACAGGAGTCTAGCGGTGATCTGTCGGGCAGAATCCATCCTGTTTGGTTCTGGCGAACGGTGTTTGAAACGCTTTATTACACCGGTATGCGACGCAACCAGCTTTTGCATTTGACCATTGCAGATATTGATCTGGGGCAGAGTGTTATTTACCTTGGCCTCGATGGATCGAAAACACACAGCGAGAATACAATCCCTATTTGTAATGCACTGAAGCCTTGGTTACAGCAACTGCTGAAACAAGCCAGACTGCGTCATTTCAAATACAAAGACCAGTTATTTAACGTCACTCGCTTCGGCCAAAACCGTCGATATAAATACGATTACATGCTAGATGCGAATATTTCCAACTGCTATCGAGAATTATCTGAGCGGCTTGAGTTCAAGGTCTCACCACATCGGTTTAGACATACGTTAGGGACAAAATTAATGCGTCAAGGAGCCGATGCAAATCTGCATCTGGTCAAAGCTTTATTAGGGCATACGGATCTGCGGACAACGCTGGAATACGTTGAACCGAACTTAGATGATATTCGTAATATGCTGGACGCTTTGTCCAACTAA
- a CDS encoding ABC transporter permease produces MNWDVIIKWLPKLLEGAYLTLELVAIAVVVGLIVAIPLGMARASRHWYVRALPFSYIFFFRGTPLLLQLFLVYYGLAQFDAVRQGPLWPYLRDPYWCALIAMTMHTAAYIAEIIRGAIQAVPPGEVEAARSLGMSRGQTMWHIVLPRAARIGLPAYSNEVILMLKASSLASTITLLELTGMARTIIARTYLPVEIFFAAGLFYLVMTFILVQVFRWLERKLRVDALQGR; encoded by the coding sequence ATGAACTGGGATGTGATCATAAAATGGCTGCCTAAGTTGCTGGAAGGCGCTTACTTAACCTTAGAGCTGGTCGCTATTGCTGTTGTCGTTGGTTTAATCGTTGCTATTCCACTGGGTATGGCGCGTGCTTCACGGCACTGGTATGTGCGTGCATTGCCGTTTAGCTACATCTTCTTCTTTCGTGGTACACCGCTGCTGCTGCAGTTGTTTTTAGTGTATTACGGTTTGGCACAGTTTGATGCCGTGCGCCAAGGCCCGCTGTGGCCGTATTTGCGTGATCCCTATTGGTGCGCTCTGATTGCGATGACTATGCATACAGCGGCTTACATTGCTGAAATTATTCGTGGTGCGATTCAAGCGGTACCGCCGGGTGAGGTGGAAGCTGCACGCTCCTTGGGTATGAGTCGGGGGCAAACCATGTGGCACATTGTTTTGCCCCGTGCTGCACGTATTGGTTTGCCGGCCTACAGCAATGAAGTGATTTTGATGCTCAAAGCCAGCTCATTGGCCAGCACTATCACTTTGCTAGAGCTCACCGGTATGGCGCGTACCATTATTGCTCGCACCTATTTGCCGGTCGAAATATTCTTTGCTGCAGGTCTATTCTACCTTGTCATGACCTTTATTTTGGTGCAGGTGTTTCGCTGGCTTGAACGCAAATTGCGCGTGGATGCGTTGCAGGGCCGTTAA